GAAGCCGCCGCTGGGCGTGTTCTACCGAGCCCTGGAGCATGACAACACCGGCGCCGCCAACCGCGTGAGCAACCTCAGCCCGGAGAAATCGCGCCCCGCGCAGAGCCGTCTGCACCGGTCCCAAACGTCGCAAGGCGTGTTCGCGAAGGCTGCCTCGCATCGAGTCACCGACCAGAAGCGCGCCCGTCAGCGCCGCAGTGCCCACCGCCGAGCAGATTGCCAGGGTCAGGTGCATCCGCCAGTGATGCCGCAGCCCCCTGAGTTGTAGCAAGCCGAACGTCATGATTGCGTCATCGGTGAAAGGACTCCGTCCCGGATGATCATCGTCCGGTCGAATCGGCCGGCGATCTCCTCGCTGTGAGTGACGACGACCAGGATCGTTTTTTCTTCGCGGTGAATTTCCGTCAGCAGATCGGCCACTCGTTCCGCATTCGCGCGGTCGAGATTTCCCGTCGGCTCATCGGCAAGCAGGACGGCCGGTCGGTTTATCAGCGCCCGTGCGATCGCCGCGCGTTGGCGTTCGCCGCCCGAGAGCTGCGCGGGGCGATGATCCATTCGCTCTGAGAGACCGACTCGTCCGAGCAGTTGCCGCGCCCGTTCCAATTCATCCGCTCCGGCGACGACAAGCGTGGGAATCAGCACATTCTCCAGAACCGTGCACTGCGGAAGCAGGTGATGATCCTGAAACACAAACCCCACCGATCGATTTCGAAATGCAGCCTGATCCGCCTCGGGGAGATCGAACGGCGCGCGGCCGTCGACCCGAAGCGTCCCACCCGTCGGTGTATCAAGCACGCCGAGAATATTCAGGAACGTGCTTTTCCCGCAGCCGGACGGTCCCATGACAGCCGCCGAATCACCGGCCTGAAGTGTCAAGGTCGCGTCACGTAGAACTTGCAGCCCGCCGTCCGCCGTGGGATATGTCTTTGATAGTCTTATTGCTTCCAGCATGCCCGCTCCATCCGTCCGGCCACTCAAATAACGGTTGCCGCGGTCTCAAATACGCGCCAAGCGGCCTCGGCCATCACGTCGTCCGTGTGTCGCGTCCTCACGGCCTGAAAGCCGGCCTGTCCCAGTGCGGCTCGCATCGACGGATCGTCCATCAGGCGAGCCAGCGCATCAGCCAACGCGGTCACATCGTTCGGTTCGAAGAGAATGCCGCCACCTGTCGACTCGATCAACTCCGGAAATGCCCCATGCGCAGGCAACACGACCGGAACGCCCTGCGACTTTGCCTCGATCGCATAGATGCCCTTGGCCTCGCGATAGGTCGTCGGCACTGAAAATACATCGAGCGAGCGCAGCATCCTGAATTTCGCCGCCCGGTCCACCTCGCCGAGATACTCCACATGCGACCGCACCGCCGCCAACTCGTCCATGACCCGGTTGAAGTAAGGTCGATCCGAATCGCCCAGATAGCCGGCGATGACCAATCGACACCGCCGATTGCGTGCAACGAGCATTCGAAAGGCGTCGCACAGCAGGTGAAGACCCTTTTCAGGGCAGATGCGCGCCAGATAGCCGATCGTGAACGGTCGGTCAGTCGTCGAATCCGACATACTGCTCCGATCTTCCGCCACCGGCGCGGCATCAACCGTTATGCTGATTCCCAGCGGAACATGGTGAATTCGATCCGCCGGAATGCCAAAACGCTCGACCGAGTATTGCGCGTAGTATCGGCTCACACTCATGAAGGCATCGATATCATGCGATTTCTCGCGTATGATCGCGAACGCCGCATCGCGCGCGCCGGCCGGTAATTTCTCCAGCAGGATGTCCTCGCCGGTCAGCGTACATACAATCGGCACATTCAGTGCCCGGCGAAGCGGACCGGCCAGGCCGACAAAAAACGCATCGGGCAGATGAACGACGGTCGGTTTCAGATTGCGCAAATGCCCGATCAGATTCTCAATCTCACGCCGCTGCAGCCCGTGCTCACCGCGCAGAATAGAAAGCGTATAGGGAGCGGCCGTCACGGCGGACGTAGACCCGGCCCGTTTCATGGCAATTTTGAGCAGGCGTGGATGATCCAGCAATCGATGAACGAAACCCGGCAGGTATCCGAACAGACTCGATTTCTGCTGCAGGAAGACGTTGATGCCGCCGAACACCACTCTCGAATCGCTGACATCCGCTTCATCCGTTCGAATCGGAGAATACACCGGGATGAGCATCACGTCGCGACGCTGACGAATTAGTGCAGCCGCGAGCGTATTGTCGCGCATGCAGCTTCCACAATACATGCCGCCCGCGCCGGCCGTCAGGTACGCAACTCTCATTTTTTCAACCGTGTCCGGCATCTCGCGCCGTGTTTGCGGAACGTGTGAGCCGCATCCAGAGTCAAGCTATTCCGATCGACGGCGTCGCGCTTCAAGATACAGCGCCAGCACCGCGATGTCCGCGGGATTGATTCCGCTGATGCGCTGGGCCTGACCGATGCTCCGGGGCGCGACGCGCGTCAGTTTCTCGCGAGCCTCGAATCGTAGTTGGGTGATCGCATCGAAATCAAAATCCGCCGGAATCGACCGAGACTCCATCCGTCGAAATCGCTCAATCTCCCGTTCCTGACGGCGTATGTAGCCGCCGTATCGCGCCTCGATCCGCACCGCCTGACATGCCTCGTCCAGCAGGGCATCGCTCGCCTCCCTCAAGGAAGCCGGCCGCTCCGCACAAAATGCGGACCAGTTCAAATCCGCGGCCGCATCGCAGTCCGTTCGCGACAGCCATTCCCAGAATGAAAGTCCGTTATGCCGTGTCTGCCGCGCCCAGGCCTCGATCGCTGCGCACGAAGCACGCTTCAAGTTATAGCGATGCCACCGCGCGTCATCGACCAATCCCAGTTCGCGGCCAATTGGAGTAAGGCGCACATCCGCGTTATCGCTGCGCAGGAGAAGGCGATATTCCGCCCGCGATGTGAACATCCGGTAAGGTTCGATCGTGCCTTTTGTGACCAGATCGTCGATCATCACGGCGATGTAACTCTGATCGCGACCCATGACGAACGGCTCCTGGCCCAGCACGCGGCGTGCGGCATTGATCCCGGCAACGATGCCCTGTCCCGCAGCCTCTTCGTAGCCACTGGTGCCGTTTATCTGGCCCGCGAGATACAGGCCGCGGACCCGTTTTGTCTCGAGCGTCGCGCACGTCTGATGCGGCGGAACATAGTCATACTCGACCGCATAGCCGTATTGCACGATACGAGCCTGCTCCAGGCCTTCGATCGACCGTACAAAAGGCTCCTGCACATCGATCGGCAACGACGTGCTGATGCCGTTGCAGTAAATTCGGTCGCAGTCGTAGCCTTCCGGCTCCAGGAAGATCTGATGCCGGTCCTTTTCGGCGAAGCGAACCACCTTGTCTTCAATGCTGGGGCAATAGCGCGGCCCCGTCGATTCGATCTGTCCGGAGTACATTGGAGCGCGATCCAGATTTGCACGGATCATTTCGTGCGTCCGCTCGTTCGTGTAGGTGATCCAGCAGTCGATCTGCGGCTGCGTCACCGCATCGTGCATGAAAGAGAACGGCGCGGGTCGATCATCGCCGGGTTGGACCTCAAGCCCGTCATAGGCAATCGAATCCCGCGCCAGTCGCGGCGGCGTGCCGGTCTTCAATCGGCCCAGTTCGAATCCCAGCCCGCGCAACTGTCCGCTCAGATTGTTCGCGCTGCCTTCGCCGATTCGTCCGCCCTCCGTCTTTCGTTCGCCCATGTGCATCAGGCCGCGAAGAAAAGTGCCGGTGGTCACGACAATGCAGCGGCAGTGGAAGGACCGGCCGTCGGACAAGCGGACACCGGTCACCCGGAAATCAGCGCTCTGATCGCCGGCGGAATCGGTCAGTAGCTCATCGACAGTGCCTTCCGTGATGGTGAGATTGGGCGTCGAATTCAGCAACCGCTGAACCGCCCCGGCATAAAGCCGCCGATCGCACTGCGCCCGCGGCGACCAGACCGACGGTCCCTTCCGCAAGTTCAACATGCGAAACTGGATTCCGCCCGCGTCCGTTGCCAGACCCATGAGCCCGCCGAGCGCATCAATCTCGCGAACCATCTGCCCCTTGCCGATGCCGCCGATCGCGGGATTGCAGCTCATGCGACCGATCGCCTGTGCATCCATCGTCACAAGCAGGGTGGGCACGCCCAGATGCGCTGCAGCCCAGGCGGCCTCGGTGCCGGCATGGCCTCCTCCGATGACTACGATCTCAAACTCACGATTCATCGTGCGTATGATAGCGCAAGGCGCGCCGTGAAAAAAGGAACAGGGCGTCCGACTCCCATGGAAGTCGAACGCCCCGCTTGATTTTCATGACAAATTGTCAGCCGAACGCCGATCAGGGCGTCGTCGGCAGGTTCAGTCCGAAGTTGTTGCCGTAGATCAAGTAGGCCTCGCCCGACGCCTGCCGTCGCTCGTTCGGAGCGATGATGTTGATGAAGTCGGCTTCCGGCGCCCCGAGGATGATGTCGATAAATCCATCACCATCGATGTCACCCAGACCGGCGACCGTCGTCACCGGCGCCTCATCGGGCGTCGGATCGTTCGCGCCGGTGTCCTTCTCGTATCCCGAGACGAACACGATTCCCTTGAGGACGCGAAGACCCTGGTTGTTGCGCCGGTTCAAGTCGTCCGGCAGAACAAAGGTCTTGTTGTTGAGCAAACTCCGATCGCCGAAGACGAGATAGGTCACACCCTGCCGGATGCTCTCGGTCGTCTTGATGCTGGTCGAGCCGCCGGACGGCCCGCTCGATGTCACCCACCCCGAGAACGGTGTGTAAGTCCGCCGGACGAAATTAATCGTCGGTGTATCCGGCAACGGAGCCGGGAACTGATTCTGAGATTGGAGTGAACTGACACCCAGCGTTTCCGCCGACAGAATGTTCATGGCGTTCAGCAGCGCTCGCTGCGCAGCCAGCGCATCCGTCGAAGCGATCTTCACCGCGATTCGGCCGGTGTTGACGCTGCCGTTCAGGTCGAACTCAAACTGGAGCCCGTTGATTGACACGAATTCGCCATCAGTCACTGGTCCTTCGAATTCAATCTTGGCGGCGGGCCAAGGCTGACCGGGGGCCGCGATCAGCAGGTCTTCGAGGCCGTCGCCGTTGTAATCGCCGGCGGAAGACACTCCATACTGGCCACGCTGGCCAGGGCTGAAGACCGATGCATTGGCATCAGCCGACTTGTTGCCACCGCCGAGTCGTGCGCCTTGCACGCCACCGATGAATTTCACGCCGGGGAAGTTTGCCGTGCCAATCTGTTCGGCTCGAATCGACCGCGTTGCATTGCCGTAGGTTCGGCCGAACAAAACGCCGACAAAACCCACGTCGGTGCCGAAGTTCCCAAGGCTGCCGACATCGGACGCGAATGCGTCGTACCCCTCGGCCCCGATGAAGACATCCGGGAAGCCATCGCCGTTCATGTCGCCCGCATTTCCTTGACTTCGACCGAACTGGTCATCGTTGTGGGTGCCGCGCACCTCGAAGCGTTCCGGTATGTCGCAAGGCCGGCCGCTGCCGAGCGTCGGCGTTCCGTAAATAATGTATGCCTTTCCGTTTCTTGTCAGCGGATTCGGCTCGGCCCCGCAGAACAAATCAGGTGAGAACGGATCGTTGCTGCTGCCCGGGGCGCCACAGGCGATGTCCGCGACGCCATCGAGATTCAGATCTCCCGCGTATCGAGCAAAGCCGAATGCGTCCTCGCTTGCTTCGCCGAGCAGCCGAGCTACATCGCCGTGGAAGCAAGATACGCGAGACTGACTCGGTTCGTCGCAACCATAAGACGGCCACGACATCGGCCGATTTTCGCCGCCTTCCGGATCGGCATCGGGATCAGGATTGGTGCATCGGCCGCCTTCCAGCCCGGTGCACTGCGAACAGGTGTAGTCATCGCCATTCAGAATCGTTACATAGCCGGTCTTCACGAGGCCGGTGAGCAGGAGCGAAGCGTTATCGATCCGAACGCTGGTCGGGACAACCGCGCAATCCGTAGCCGACACAAGTTCGATCGCGATCGAACCGGCGCCGTTCAGCAATTGCGGCAGGACCGACCGGGGGAGTTCGGCGCGAACCGTGAAATTCACATTGTCGCCGTAAGTTTCACCGTATTCGACGGTGGGAAGCGAGTCCTCGTCCGGCGGAAACCCGGCGCCGCTCCACAACAGAACATCGCGGCTGCGGTTATTTGCGCCAACGTTTGACAGAGGACGACCGGTTCCGTCATTCAGACCGACACGCAACGTCGGGATGTTCGTCGCTTCGCCGGTGAGCACGACTGCCGCCGAGATCACGTTCGTCAATTCAACGCCGAGATCGAAATCCGCTGATGCGAACAACCGCGTATTCGGATTGCCGACGTTGCGATCGTAGGTGCCGCCCAGGTTGGCCGTCAGGTTGATGGGGCCGAAGTTCTCCAGGGTGCCGCCGTCCGGAGCCGAGATGAGAATCTCGGTGGTCGCGACGCCGATTGTAAAGGTGTCGATATCAGGCATCACGTCAATGGTATGCCCGAATCGTGACAGCGGATCATAAATCTCGTTGGGCTGATACCATGCCCCGCGGAAACGCGCGCCGCGCATTCCAAGGCCGCCCTGCCGGATGTACGGCGGCTGACCGAAGAACCGTTGAAGTGCCACGCGGTAGCCAT
This window of the Phycisphaerae bacterium genome carries:
- a CDS encoding ABC transporter ATP-binding protein; the protein is MLEAIRLSKTYPTADGGLQVLRDATLTLQAGDSAAVMGPSGCGKSTFLNILGVLDTPTGGTLRVDGRAPFDLPEADQAAFRNRSVGFVFQDHHLLPQCTVLENVLIPTLVVAGADELERARQLLGRVGLSERMDHRPAQLSGGERQRAAIARALINRPAVLLADEPTGNLDRANAERVADLLTEIHREEKTILVVVTHSEEIAGRFDRTMIIRDGVLSPMTQS
- a CDS encoding glycosyltransferase family 4 protein, with translation MRVAYLTAGAGGMYCGSCMRDNTLAAALIRQRRDVMLIPVYSPIRTDEADVSDSRVVFGGINVFLQQKSSLFGYLPGFVHRLLDHPRLLKIAMKRAGSTSAVTAAPYTLSILRGEHGLQRREIENLIGHLRNLKPTVVHLPDAFFVGLAGPLRRALNVPIVCTLTGEDILLEKLPAGARDAAFAIIREKSHDIDAFMSVSRYYAQYSVERFGIPADRIHHVPLGISITVDAAPVAEDRSSMSDSTTDRPFTIGYLARICPEKGLHLLCDAFRMLVARNRRCRLVIAGYLGDSDRPYFNRVMDELAAVRSHVEYLGEVDRAAKFRMLRSLDVFSVPTTYREAKGIYAIEAKSQGVPVVLPAHGAFPELIESTGGGILFEPNDVTALADALARLMDDPSMRAALGQAGFQAVRTRHTDDVMAEAAWRVFETAATVI
- the mnmG gene encoding tRNA uridine-5-carboxymethylaminomethyl(34) synthesis enzyme MnmG, producing MNREFEIVVIGGGHAGTEAAWAAAHLGVPTLLVTMDAQAIGRMSCNPAIGGIGKGQMVREIDALGGLMGLATDAGGIQFRMLNLRKGPSVWSPRAQCDRRLYAGAVQRLLNSTPNLTITEGTVDELLTDSAGDQSADFRVTGVRLSDGRSFHCRCIVVTTGTFLRGLMHMGERKTEGGRIGEGSANNLSGQLRGLGFELGRLKTGTPPRLARDSIAYDGLEVQPGDDRPAPFSFMHDAVTQPQIDCWITYTNERTHEMIRANLDRAPMYSGQIESTGPRYCPSIEDKVVRFAEKDRHQIFLEPEGYDCDRIYCNGISTSLPIDVQEPFVRSIEGLEQARIVQYGYAVEYDYVPPHQTCATLETKRVRGLYLAGQINGTSGYEEAAGQGIVAGINAARRVLGQEPFVMGRDQSYIAVMIDDLVTKGTIEPYRMFTSRAEYRLLLRSDNADVRLTPIGRELGLVDDARWHRYNLKRASCAAIEAWARQTRHNGLSFWEWLSRTDCDAAADLNWSAFCAERPASLREASDALLDEACQAVRIEARYGGYIRRQEREIERFRRMESRSIPADFDFDAITQLRFEAREKLTRVAPRSIGQAQRISGINPADIAVLALYLEARRRRSE